The DNA region GAATGGCGGCATCCTTTTTAATTCCTCTGGTTCATCTTCGAATCTAGGGAAAATGTGAGCATGTAGCTCGGGCTCAGCATTTCCAAGGATCTCATAGTTCATTCTTTTTGCTCCGACTACTTTCTGGATGGCTTCACCCACGATCGTCATCTCTTTCAAGAATTCGATTCTCTTTTCCATCGGCAAATCGTTAACCGTTGGAACCACTGGGTCTGAGAGAAGCAGGCAGTACCCTCTCAATGGTTGAACGTCTCCTATGACGACCCATCCGGACCTCAGGCGACAGATCACCTTGTCGTTCTTACCCTCGTTTGCTAAGTCAACTCGTTCCTGGATAAGAGCCATGTCTATTTCTCTTTTTTTGAGAGCTAGTTTGTCGCCAGTTCGCTGGACTGCTTCACAAAATCATCGCCGTCCCACTCGCCGTCTTTCACCACCATCGATTCTTTGGCCGCTTTTTCGGCAGCTTTACGCTCCGTCTGCATCCGCACCAATTCTGCATGGGTGGTAAAGTAACCGAGAGCGTGACCCTTGAAGTCATCGAGCGTATCGAAGTTCTTGGTCTCCATGAAGGCCAACAGCTCATCACACATCTTCTGCACGTGCCCATAGCCGAACTTCATCACGCCAGTGCACACCTGAACGGTATCGCCACCCATGAGGATGAATTCCGCAGCGTCTTCACCGGTTTCCACTCCACCAAGAGCAGACAGGGTGCGACCAGGGAACTCCTGTCGAATCAATTGCGCCACTTCCATGACCATCCGCAAAGCAATCGGTTTCACCGCCCGAGAAGAATAACCTCCAGGCGTTGTATACCCTTCCACGGTGGGCATGGGGCGAAGGGTTTCCAAATCGACTCCCATCACCGAGCGGATGGTGTTGATTGCGCTCACTCCTTCGCATCCCGCGGCAAGAGCCGCACGTGTTGGATCTTCGATGTGGGTGATGTTCGGGGTCATCTTCGCCCAGACCGGAATTGTGGCGACCTCGTTTACCCATGTGCAGACCTCCTCCAAAATCTCCGGGTCCTGACCCATTGCTGCCCCCATCTTCCGCTCCGGTAACCCATGCGGGCAGGAAAAGTTCAACTCAAAGGCGTCCACGCCTGCATCCTGACAGCGGGTCACGATTTCGCACCAAGCGTCCTTATTGTATTCCTCCATAATGGAAGCGATCAGGACCCCATCGGGATACGCATCTTTGCTTTCTTTAAACTCATCCAGCCACTTATCGAAGGGTCGGTCGCTGATCAGCTCAATGTTCTCCCAGCCGATGACTTCCTTTCCGTCGCTGGAGTGGAGCTTCGCGTAGCGGGGTCCTACGTTGACTACCTTAGAGCAATCCAAGCTTACGGTTTTTGCAATTACCGCACCCCAACCTTCTTTGAAAGCGCGCTTGATCACTCGAACATTCGTGCCGGGAGGGCCAGACCCTATCACGAACGGATTGCTCATTTTCAGCCCATCTACTGTTGTTTCCAGTGTGCTCATTTCTTATCTTTCGTTTCAGATTTTTTGTAGTGTTTCATCTAATACGTCCGCAGCAAAATCAGCATCTTCCACCGTAAGACACATGGGTGGTTTGATTCGCAGAACGTTTCCAAAAAGTCCCCCTTTGCCTAGCAGGAGCCCCACATCTTTACAGCGATTCCACGCAGCCACACAGGCTTCTGTCGCTGGTTCTTTCGTCTTTCGGTCGGCTACCAATTCAATTCCGAGCATGAGTCCTCGGCCTCGCACTTCTCCGATGATGGAGTGCTTCTCTTTCAATTCGGTCAAGCGGTCCATGAAGTGTCCTCCAACAACTAAACTGTTTTCCTGCAAACCATCTTCGTCGATTGCCTCGAGAACGGCCCGACCGATACGGGAGATAAACGGGTTTCCCCCAAAGGTGTTGAAATGAATGTGGGTCGTCAGGGACTTGGCAATCTCCGGTGTGGTCACCACTGCAGCCAGCGGAAACCCGTTTCCAATACCCTTGGCCATAACCACTATGTCTGGCTGAACCCCCTGCTCCTCAAAGCCCCAATAGTAAGATCCCGTTCGCCCAAATCCAGCCTGGACTTCATCCGAAATACAAACCCCTCCGTGAGCGCGGACGATTTCATAGGTCTTCCGAAGGTAGCCGTCGGGAAATACGACCGCCCCGCCGACTCCCTGAATGGATTCAGCTATGTACCCGGCAACTCTTCCCGGAGTCGAGAACTCAATTAGCTCCTTCACATCGTTGGCGTAATCTGTCGCCTGATCATTATGACCGGCAAAGGGCCCTCGATAAGGGTCCGGATTTAGGGCGTGGTGGATACCAAATCCTTGCGGTGTATTGAACTTCCAGGTTCCATGAGCGGTAAGCCCCATCGTAGAATGAGAGCCTCCGTGATAGCAGTTCCTCAAGGCAATAAGGTCGTAGTTACCCGTGTGTAGTCGCGCCATCAGCAAAGCAAGGTCGTTGGCCTCCGAACCTGAGTTCACAAAATAACAAACGGAGAGGTCGCCTGGCAGTTTATCCGCCAAGGCTTTTCCATAAAGCGCCACTTCGGGATGAAGGTAAATGGTTGTGCTATGGACGAGCGTGTCCATCTGCTCCTGCGCTGCCGCGTTAATCTTTGGGTGGGAATGGCCACAGCTTACGGTGACGATACCACCAAAAGCATCGAGGTATCGCTTTCCTTTTTCGTCGTAGAGATATTGCATCTTCCCCTCGACCAGCATGACCGGCTTTTCATAGTAGGTAACCAGTGCCGGAGTCAGGTGTGCCTGACGTAGATGCATGACCTCGTCGTAACCCGGCCCTTCGTAGGGCTTGGGCACATGGTCAAAAGGAGGAAGCGAAATCATTGCAGCTAGTTATCGATCACGGTTGAACCAATGATCCGTAAGACTCCGGCCGACGATCTCTGAAAAACTGCCAGGTATCCCGCACTTCCCGAATCTCCGAAAGGTCGAGGTCCGCGACGATCAACTCATCCTGATCGCGGGATCCTTCTGCGATCAGCTGTCCGCGTGGGTTGCAGAAATAGGATTGCCCGTAGAATTCTCCAATTCCCCATGGTGCTTCGGTTCCGACCCGGTTAATTGCACCTAGAAAGTATCCGTTGGCTACACAGTGCGCGGGTTGCTCCAGTTTCCAGAGGTATTCACTCAACCCTGCAACTGTTGCGGAAGGGTTGAAGACAATCTCGGCGCCATTGAGTGCCAGAGCGCGCGCCCCTTCCGGGAAGTGCCGGTCATAGCAGATATAAACACCGATCGTTCCGACAGCGGTCTGAAACACCGGGTAGCCCAAATTGCCAGGTCGGAAATAGAACTTCTCCCAGAAACCCGGGTGGCAATGCGGAATATGGTTTTTCCGATACTTGCCTAGATAAGTGCCATCGGCATCGATCACTGACGCGGTGTTGTAGTAGATGCCCTCCACATCAACCTCATAAATTGGGACGATCAGCACCATGTTGTGCTTCGCGGCCAGTTCACACATCAATTGTGTCGTCGGTCCATCCGGAATCTTCTCGGTAATGTCATACCAACGAATTTCCTGCTCAGCACAGAAGTACGGGCCATAAAACAATTCCTGTAGACAGAGCACCTGGACACCTTTCGCTGCCGCCTCGGCAATCTTCGTGACGTGCTTTTCGACCATCGCGCTGCGAATGATTGATGGATCCTCTTCTCCCGAGTGGGTCGAAGAAGCCTGAATGAGACCTGCTTTTACAATTTCAGCCATAATTAAGAATCGCTAGAGGGTTTCGTTTGAGATAAGAATGATTCAATTCCCCGTTCGGCATCGGTGCCGGGAATCGTGTTGTCGAGGATTAGCGCAAGAAAGGCACCGACCGCCATTCCGGAGCTACCGATCGTAATGATGATTCCTGCAAACCACTGTAGTGATTCGGGAAACAATCCCAAAATCGCCTCTCCATGAGCGCCAACATACTCCGGTAACGATAATCCGGAAAACAACGCAAAACCAATGATAAAAAGGTTTCGAGAAGAGTTCAGGTCAACAAACTGCAGATTCGATAAACCGACTCCCGTGACCATTGCAAACATTACGCAATACATACCTCCGACCACCGGGCTAGGTATCGATACGAACAGTGCTCCGAACTTTCCAAAGACCGCAAAACCCAACATTAAAAACCCCGCGGCCTGAATCACCCGGCGGCTCCCTACGCGGGTCAATCCGATCGCTCCGATGTTCTCCGAATACGAAGTGGTTCCGTTCCCCGTTCCGAAAATACCAGCGAGCAAGCACCCCAACCCTTCAAACCCAATTCCACGGTTTATGGTTTTGGCGTTTGGAGTGGGTGCTTCGGACATCCGCGCGGCTGCAAAATAGTCCCCTGTCGATTCAATCATGCTGGCGATGTAGCCGGACAACATGCCAACGATTGCCGCCACGCCAAAAATAGGCATCCCCCATTGAAAAGGACTAGGCACTTGAACCCAAGGAGCTTCCTTTACCGCTTCGAAACTAACGTAAGCCGGATGGCCTAGTTCAAAGATCCCAGCGACACTGAGTATTGTTGCCACGAGCCAGGCACTGACCAAACCCAACAAAATCGGGAAGAGATTCAAAAGCGGGTGAGCTTTTCTAAAATATTGGCTGAACAGGATCAAAAGAAGAATCGTCAGTCCACCAATCCCCCAATACTCACCCGCTACGGGTGCCCCGAATTTGAACAGTGCCAATCCGATCAAGGCAATTGTCGGAGCAATCGTGACTGGCGTAATAAATTTAAGAATACGTCCCATCAATCCGCCGAAACCCACCAGCATTTCAAAAAAGGCCCCTGCGATAACGGCTCCCTGAACGTGCTGCATCCGCACTTCGAAACCCGCATCGGCCAAAGACGCCATCCCGCAGATCGCAATGGCTGGACCGAGAAAAGAAAAGGTTCCCCCCTGGACGATGGGTAAACGCGAGCCAAATGTGGTCTGCAACAACGTGGAAATTCCACTGACCAGAAACATCGTGCTGATCAACAAAGCCAACTCCGCATTCGAAGCTCTCAAGTGGGACTGGAGCAACAACGGGATCGCAACCGTTGAACCAAACATGGTCAAATACTGCTGGAAACCCAGCACGATTGAGGTCGGCCAAGGCGGCTTATCTTCGATAGTGTAGAGCATTGAGAAGGGCTGGCTGAGCAATTCTGGGACCAATATCATTTCGCTTCGAAATGGTCTCGCGGTAGAAATCGGGCTTGCTCTCCAGCCGGGACGATTTGATGGTGTATTTTTGATCACTATTTATTGCATCCTGGATTCGATGAGTAAACCTACTGAATTCCTTTGGAAAAAAGTTCCGTTCACCGACGTCCTGAACTACCGACTAGCCGATGCTGCCTCTCGAGCCGACAAACAATGAATGCCAGAAGTAAGAGCACCGAGAAACTGCCTATCCACACGATACGTGGACAAGCGGTCGTTCTGGACAGCAGCCTGGCGAAACTGTATGGAGCCACTACTGGGAACTTCAATAAGGCGGTAGGTCGAAACCTAGCTCGCTTCCCCGAAGAGTTTTCCTTTGTTCTGTCCGATCAAGAATTCGAGGATTTGATATTCCAAATTGGAAGATCAAAGGGACGCGGGGGAAGACGAAAGCCCCCACGTGTCTTCACTGAACACGGTGCCTTGATGGCCTCTACGATTCTAAATTCGGAGAAGGCGGTTTCAATGAGCGTTTATGTGATTCGTGCCTTCGTCGAAATGCGGGAGCAGCTCATGACCAACGCGAAAATCCTCAAAAGGCTCGCCGAAATCGATAAAACTCTCATGGAGCACGACCAAACGCTCTGGGATATCTACCAAAAACTCCTACCGCTCCTTCAGCCAGGTGAGGAAAGCCAAAAACGCCCACTGGGCTTCCACGCCGATACCGACTCATGACGAGTCATCCCCGCTCTCGTAGGCATGCCCCGCCTATACACCGGTTCATCGCTCCCATATCTGTGGTAATTGCTTAGAAGATTGATCACTAATTAAAAGCTGGCACCAGACCGTAGCTGCACTCTTGCAGAAATTATCAATGAGGCCGTGTGAGTCAGTCTGGCGGCGCAAGCGAAAAATAGGGCGCAATCCAGTCCAATTCGTCCACTCAGGACTTTCCGCAGATCCGGTATGTGTTCGGGCGTCGACCTCAACCATTCGGCGTCACTACTGGAATCGATGAAAGAGTGATGTTCCTTCTTGACGTAAATTCATTGGTTCATGCTCACCGGGAAGATGCCGATCAACACCTTCCAATCAATGAATAGCTCATGAAGGCACTTGCCAGGGGAAACGATGTCGACGTCAGCGAGCTAGTGCTTGGTGGGACGCTGCGTATTCTGACTCACCCCAAGGTATTCCAGAATCCAACGCCACTCCCAGAAGCGGTCGACTTCATCGAAGATTTCCGTGCTCGCCCCACGGTTCACATCCTTTCGCCGGGTGATCCGCACTGGCCAATATTCGTCACACTTTGCCGGAAGTACGAAGCGCTGGGCAATCTAGTGCCTGATGCCTATCATGCCGCGCTGGCAATCGAGCATGGCTGCCATTGGGCCTCGCTGGACCGGGGGTTTGCTCGGTATGAGAGCCTCGAATGGGTTCACCCACTGGATTAGCGAGAACAGTAGGAAGGAAGAAACGACTTTCTTCGGTCCTTTACGCTTTGGGGGAGACTTTCGGGAGGGTCAGGTAGCGGAGGAATACCCTCAGCGTGCCTAGAAACATTGCTGTGAGGAGAAAGGCGACGAACTTTTTGGATTCGTCCCCTCCCAGGTAAGCCTGCCAGGAAACCCATGAGCGCCATGTCGAGGCGGCAAGGACAATGATCAGGGTTACGCCCGCGCCGATCCTTGCCACTCGGAACTTTCTTTTCCAGAGCCAGGACCAGAATATGTGGATGCCTCCGAAGAAGCCCCCAGTAGCAAGTGCGGTCTGTGCTTTCGTTGGATTATTCAGGTAGCCAGCAACCCCAATCGCCACCAAGAAGATCCCGTAGCACAAGAGAGTGAAGGAAAAGCTCCGAACCTTGCGGGGCATATTGTCGAAGTCAGATTTCAAATTTGAGATCTGAAATTCTAAATCAGGCCCAGCTCCATCTTGCCAGTCTCGGAGATCATGTCCTGATTCCAGGGCGGATCCCAGACGATATCCACTTGCGCTTCTTCAACTCCCGGCACCTGAACCACTTTGTTGCGGGCGTCCTCGGCAATTGAAGGACCCATTCCGCAGCCCGGAGCGGTCAAAGTCATCGCTACGTTTACTTTGTAACCCCCGTCATCGCGCTCGAGGCTTTCCATGCTGTAAACCAACCCTAGGTCTACAATATTCACTGGTATTTCCGGATCGAATACCTTTTTAAGCTGTGACCAGATCGCCTCCTCATCCGGTGGACCTTCGCCGGATGCCTCAGAAGAACCAAAGTCGGTGACTTCAGGCTCTTCTCCGAGTGCGTCGGCGTCTTCACCGCCAATTCGGAACATCCCGTTTTCAGTCATGATTGTATAATTACCCCCCAAGCGATGGGTGATTGTTACACGGGATCCTTCCGGCAGCTCCATCGATTCGCCATGGGGAATCAACGTCGCTTTGACGTCACGGGAAAGGATACGGTCAGTCTCCTCGATCATTGCAGGAATCCCTCTACGCCGAAGCAACCGCCTGGAGTTGCTTCTTTGCGAATTTCTCCCGGATCAGCTCCCTCAAATTCTCTTCCATTTCGGCGCTTTCAAACTGTTCAATGACCTCTTCAAAAAACCCGAAAACCATAAGCTGCTGCGCTATGGTCTTGGGAATCCCGCGCTGGAGAAAATAAAACAGCTCTTCGCGATCCAGCTGTCCCGTAGTTGCACCGTGACTACACTTCACATCATTCGCCTCGATTTCCAATCCCGGAAGCGAATTCGCTTGAGCCGTCTCGTTCAGTAAGAGGTTTCGGTTGGTTTGGTAGGCGTCTGTCTGCTGCGCGTCTTTTGCTACCTTGATCAAACCTGAAAAGATGGTCCGGCTGTGATCCATCAACGCGTTCTTGTAGAGGAGGTCCGAAACAGCGTTTGGCGCGTTGTGGATCTGCAGGGTTCGTTGGTCGAACTCCTGATCGTTCTCTGCAATCGTAAGTGAGTAGAGCTTCACGTCTGCCCCGGACCCGTTGATGCGCACCTCGTTTTCGAAGCGGGATCGCCGGCCTCCGAGATTCAGATTGATCCCACGAACCGAGGTATCTCGATCCACGTTGTTGGTATCCAACTGAAAAGCGACTGACTTCTCGTTGTAGTTCTGAACCGTTTTGCGGAAGATCCGTGCACCCGATTCTGCAAACACATTCCCTACCGAGCAGCCAAATCCCTCACGGTCATCGAACAAAGACTGATGAACGTCGACGACCGAGAACCTGCTGTTTTCTCCACCGATGACGAGGATGTGGGGGAAAGTCGCAGTTCCGGGTGCCGACTGCCAGTGGTCGACTACAAATGGCTTTTCAATCTCAACATTCTTGGGAACATAAAGGAAGTACCCTGTCTCCGAGTAAGCGTTGTGAAGCGCGTGAAATTTTTCGGATCCTAGATCTGTCGACTCTTGGAAAAGGTATTGCTCTACGAGGTCGCGGTGTTTCTCGAAAGCTTCCTCAAGAGGGAGGAAAATCACCCCTCGGCTCAGGGTCTCCTCGTCCAAATTGTCGCGATGTACCAAGAAATTATCCACAAAAATGAATCTTCCCGAAAGAGCACCAACGACATTCGAGCGCTTGACTGCCTCAGCAACCACCTCCTCAGAAGGTTTCTCCGCCAGCTGGTAAGAAGAAAGCTCGAAATCGATCCGTTTGGAAAAACGCCAATGCTCGTCCCGACTCTTCGGCATCGGAAGATCCTGAAACTTTCTCCAAAACTCGATTTTCCAATCCTTCCACACCGTAGGCAGAGTTGAGGCGGAAAGATGCCGTTCGAAGGAGGCCTGATCATCAAGGCCGGTCGCGTCCATTGCTAGGTCTGAGACTGCAGTTGTCATCGTGTTGGTTTGAACTGTTTCCATGGTATTCCCTGTGCTCATCCTACCGAACCCTCCATTTCCATATCGATTAACCGTTTCAATTCGACGCTGTACTCCATCGGGAATTGGCGCACGAGATCGTTCACAAATCCGTTTACCGCAAGGCTCATAGCCTCCCCTTCTGACAACCCTCGCTGCATCATGTAAAAGATCTGCTCTGCGCTCACCTTGGAAACACTTGCCTCATGCTGCACAGAGTTCCCTTCGCCTTGAACATTGATCGCCGGATAGGTGTCGGTCCGGCTGTTCGTGTTGATCAACAACGCATCGCATTCGGTGTTGTTCTTGCAGCCCTTGAGGTGCTCCGGCATCTGCACAAGCCCTCGGTAGGTCGCCCTACCCTCTCCCACAGATATGCTCTTGGAGATGATGTTGCTGCTGGTTTCATCCGCTTGGTGAACCATTTTCGCTCCAGTGTCCTGATGCTGGCCATCATTAGCCAATGCGATGGAAATGACTTCACCACGGGCTTTTCTGCCCTTCAGGACTACGCCGGGATATTTCATGGTCAGCCGCGAGCCGATGTTACAATCGATCCACTTGACTTCGGCTCCCTCTTCAGCCCATGCCCGCTTTGTGACCAGGTTGAAGACATTGTTGGACCAGTTCTGAACCGTAATGTATTGGATCTTCGCACCTTTGAGTGCAACAAGCTCAACCACCGCGCTATGGAGAGTGCTCGTCTCGAACTTAGGTGCAGTGCAGCCCTCCATGTAAGTTACCTCTGCGCCTTCGTCGGCGATGATCAGCGTCCGTTCGAACTGTCCGAAACTTTCGGCGTTGATCCGAAAATAAGCCTGAAGGGGCTGCTCTAGTTTCACGCCGGGAGGGACGTAAATAAAACTACCTCCGCTGAAGACGGCACTGTTCAGCGCCGCAAATTTGTTGTCGTTAGTCGGGATGACCTTTCCAAAAAACTTCCTGAAAATCTCCGGATGCTTGTCGAGTCCTTCTGACGACCCTACAAAGATCACCCCTTCTTTCTCCAAGGAATCCTGCATACGGGAGTAGGCTGCCTCGCTGTCGAATTGGGCCTCTACACCCGCGAGGAACTTTCGCTCTTGTTCTGGAATCCCGAGGCGCTCAAACGTCTCTTTCACCTCATCGGGGACTTCTTCCCAAGACCGACTGGGAACCTGACCCTGGGAAAGATAGTAACGGATGTTCTCGAAAACGATGTTTTCCAGGTCTTTAGTCGCCCAGTGGGTCGGCATCGGGAGACGGTTGAAAACCTTTAGGGCTTTCTTTCGGAACTCATTGATCCAGGCCTCCTCGCCTTTCGCCTCGGAGATGTAGTCGATCGTCTCCTCGGAAAGCCCCGTCCCCGCGTCGTATTCATACTCGACGTCGTAGCGGAAGTTCCCCTTCTCGCGATCTATATCGATTGCTTCGGTTTCGTTCATGGCTGCTTTTTTCCCATTCGGTTCCAGATTTTGTCTCGTTCGGCTGAGCTCAGCCAGCAACCGCCAGCTCTTCCCGAACCCATTCGTATCCCTTGTTCTCGAGCTCGACGGCTAGATCCTTATCGCCGGTTCGGACGATTTTTCCTCCATACATGACATGCACCTTGTCCGGCACTATGTAGTCGAGTAGTCGCTGGTAGTGGGTGATTACCAAGATACCTCGATCCGGCCCTCGCATCAAATTCACTCCGTTCGAGACAACTTTAAGGGCATCGATGTCCAATCCACTATCGGTTTCGTCCATCACACAGTAAGAGGGCTCCAGCATGGACATTTGGAGGATTTCACATCGTTTCTTTTCCCCACCCGAGAACCCCTCATTGACCGAGCGAGATGAGAACTTCCGATCAATCTCCAAGAGATCCATTTTCTCGTAGAGCTTCTTGTAGTAGGCAGGAGCGTCGAATTTATCTTCGTCGTCCTGCCGGGCCTGCAATGCTGCCCGGATGAAGTTTGCAATGGACACACCGGGGATCTCCAGTGGGTATTGGAACGCTAGAAAAAGTCCCGCTCTCGCAATCTCGTCAATTTCTTCGCCGAGGATTTCTTCGCCGTCCATCAAGACGGAGCCACTCTCCACCTCGTAGTCCTCATGGCCGGCGAGAACCTTTGCCAAGGTACTCTTTCCCGTCCCGTTAGGACCCATTAAAGCATGCACTTCCCCCTTGGGCACGGTAAGAGAGAAATCCCGGAGGATTGATTGGTCCGCAATCCCGGCGTTTAGGTTTTTAATTTCAAGTTGGCTCATGGTTATTCTACTTGGAAACAGGTGTGTGTGGAGAAAGTTGGTTATCTTCCGCTGAGGTCCCGGCGACACTGATCTCAACATGCTCGGCACGGAGGCCATCCGGGAGTTCTTTTTCAATCAAGCCGCGGATTTTATCGGAGAGAACGACATCAAAGATGTTCCCCGTCCGGCGGCAGAGGAAGTGCGCAAAGTGCCGGCTGCCTTCATTCAGGGGGCAATACCGGGAAGACTGCCTCTGGAAATTGAGCTGGCGGACAAGACCTGCTGCCACAAAGGACTCAAGGCAGTTGTAGACAGTCGCTAGAGAGACCCCTGCCATTTTTTTCTTCGCTCTCTCATGGACCAGCTCCGCGGTCGGGTGGTCCGTCTCCTCGTCAATTACCTCGTAAACGACTTTCCGCTGCCGAGT from Verrucomicrobiota bacterium includes:
- the sufT gene encoding putative Fe-S cluster assembly protein SufT, yielding MIEETDRILSRDVKATLIPHGESMELPEGSRVTITHRLGGNYTIMTENGMFRIGGEDADALGEEPEVTDFGSSEASGEGPPDEEAIWSQLKKVFDPEIPVNIVDLGLVYSMESLERDDGGYKVNVAMTLTAPGCGMGPSIAEDARNKVVQVPGVEEAQVDIVWDPPWNQDMISETGKMELGLI
- a CDS encoding aminotransferase class III-fold pyridoxal phosphate-dependent enzyme, which produces MISLPPFDHVPKPYEGPGYDEVMHLRQAHLTPALVTYYEKPVMLVEGKMQYLYDEKGKRYLDAFGGIVTVSCGHSHPKINAAAQEQMDTLVHSTTIYLHPEVALYGKALADKLPGDLSVCYFVNSGSEANDLALLMARLHTGNYDLIALRNCYHGGSHSTMGLTAHGTWKFNTPQGFGIHHALNPDPYRGPFAGHNDQATDYANDVKELIEFSTPGRVAGYIAESIQGVGGAVVFPDGYLRKTYEIVRAHGGVCISDEVQAGFGRTGSYYWGFEEQGVQPDIVVMAKGIGNGFPLAAVVTTPEIAKSLTTHIHFNTFGGNPFISRIGRAVLEAIDEDGLQENSLVVGGHFMDRLTELKEKHSIIGEVRGRGLMLGIELVADRKTKEPATEACVAAWNRCKDVGLLLGKGGLFGNVLRIKPPMCLTVEDADFAADVLDETLQKI
- a CDS encoding HIT domain-containing protein encodes the protein MALIQERVDLANEGKNDKVICRLRSGWVVIGDVQPLRGYCLLLSDPVVPTVNDLPMEKRIEFLKEMTIVGEAIQKVVGAKRMNYEILGNAEPELHAHIFPRFEDEPEELKRMPPFFYDWNTAPPYSERLHGDLRISIQEELLACAHNPLQSGQTNCCV
- the sufB gene encoding Fe-S cluster assembly protein SufB codes for the protein MNETEAIDIDREKGNFRYDVEYEYDAGTGLSEETIDYISEAKGEEAWINEFRKKALKVFNRLPMPTHWATKDLENIVFENIRYYLSQGQVPSRSWEEVPDEVKETFERLGIPEQERKFLAGVEAQFDSEAAYSRMQDSLEKEGVIFVGSSEGLDKHPEIFRKFFGKVIPTNDNKFAALNSAVFSGGSFIYVPPGVKLEQPLQAYFRINAESFGQFERTLIIADEGAEVTYMEGCTAPKFETSTLHSAVVELVALKGAKIQYITVQNWSNNVFNLVTKRAWAEEGAEVKWIDCNIGSRLTMKYPGVVLKGRKARGEVISIALANDGQHQDTGAKMVHQADETSSNIISKSISVGEGRATYRGLVQMPEHLKGCKNNTECDALLINTNSRTDTYPAINVQGEGNSVQHEASVSKVSAEQIFYMMQRGLSEGEAMSLAVNGFVNDLVRQFPMEYSVELKRLIDMEMEGSVG
- a CDS encoding TA system VapC family ribonuclease toxin is translated as MKALARGNDVDVSELVLGGTLRILTHPKVFQNPTPLPEAVDFIEDFRARPTVHILSPGDPHWPIFVTLCRKYEALGNLVPDAYHAALAIEHGCHWASLDRGFARYESLEWVHPLD
- the preA gene encoding NAD-dependent dihydropyrimidine dehydrogenase subunit PreA, whose amino-acid sequence is MSTLETTVDGLKMSNPFVIGSGPPGTNVRVIKRAFKEGWGAVIAKTVSLDCSKVVNVGPRYAKLHSSDGKEVIGWENIELISDRPFDKWLDEFKESKDAYPDGVLIASIMEEYNKDAWCEIVTRCQDAGVDAFELNFSCPHGLPERKMGAAMGQDPEILEEVCTWVNEVATIPVWAKMTPNITHIEDPTRAALAAGCEGVSAINTIRSVMGVDLETLRPMPTVEGYTTPGGYSSRAVKPIALRMVMEVAQLIRQEFPGRTLSALGGVETGEDAAEFILMGGDTVQVCTGVMKFGYGHVQKMCDELLAFMETKNFDTLDDFKGHALGYFTTHAELVRMQTERKAAEKAAKESMVVKDGEWDGDDFVKQSSELATN
- a CDS encoding nitrilase-related carbon-nitrogen hydrolase, which codes for MAEIVKAGLIQASSTHSGEEDPSIIRSAMVEKHVTKIAEAAAKGVQVLCLQELFYGPYFCAEQEIRWYDITEKIPDGPTTQLMCELAAKHNMVLIVPIYEVDVEGIYYNTASVIDADGTYLGKYRKNHIPHCHPGFWEKFYFRPGNLGYPVFQTAVGTIGVYICYDRHFPEGARALALNGAEIVFNPSATVAGLSEYLWKLEQPAHCVANGYFLGAINRVGTEAPWGIGEFYGQSYFCNPRGQLIAEGSRDQDELIVADLDLSEIREVRDTWQFFRDRRPESYGSLVQP
- the sufD gene encoding Fe-S cluster assembly protein SufD, producing the protein METVQTNTMTTAVSDLAMDATGLDDQASFERHLSASTLPTVWKDWKIEFWRKFQDLPMPKSRDEHWRFSKRIDFELSSYQLAEKPSEEVVAEAVKRSNVVGALSGRFIFVDNFLVHRDNLDEETLSRGVIFLPLEEAFEKHRDLVEQYLFQESTDLGSEKFHALHNAYSETGYFLYVPKNVEIEKPFVVDHWQSAPGTATFPHILVIGGENSRFSVVDVHQSLFDDREGFGCSVGNVFAESGARIFRKTVQNYNEKSVAFQLDTNNVDRDTSVRGINLNLGGRRSRFENEVRINGSGADVKLYSLTIAENDQEFDQRTLQIHNAPNAVSDLLYKNALMDHSRTIFSGLIKVAKDAQQTDAYQTNRNLLLNETAQANSLPGLEIEANDVKCSHGATTGQLDREELFYFLQRGIPKTIAQQLMVFGFFEEVIEQFESAEMEENLRELIREKFAKKQLQAVASA
- the sufC gene encoding Fe-S cluster assembly ATPase SufC is translated as MSQLEIKNLNAGIADQSILRDFSLTVPKGEVHALMGPNGTGKSTLAKVLAGHEDYEVESGSVLMDGEEILGEEIDEIARAGLFLAFQYPLEIPGVSIANFIRAALQARQDDEDKFDAPAYYKKLYEKMDLLEIDRKFSSRSVNEGFSGGEKKRCEILQMSMLEPSYCVMDETDSGLDIDALKVVSNGVNLMRGPDRGILVITHYQRLLDYIVPDKVHVMYGGKIVRTGDKDLAVELENKGYEWVREELAVAG
- a CDS encoding ORF6N domain-containing protein, which codes for MNARSKSTEKLPIHTIRGQAVVLDSSLAKLYGATTGNFNKAVGRNLARFPEEFSFVLSDQEFEDLIFQIGRSKGRGGRRKPPRVFTEHGALMASTILNSEKAVSMSVYVIRAFVEMREQLMTNAKILKRLAEIDKTLMEHDQTLWDIYQKLLPLLQPGEESQKRPLGFHADTDS
- a CDS encoding solute carrier family 23 protein, which encodes MILVPELLSQPFSMLYTIEDKPPWPTSIVLGFQQYLTMFGSTVAIPLLLQSHLRASNAELALLISTMFLVSGISTLLQTTFGSRLPIVQGGTFSFLGPAIAICGMASLADAGFEVRMQHVQGAVIAGAFFEMLVGFGGLMGRILKFITPVTIAPTIALIGLALFKFGAPVAGEYWGIGGLTILLLILFSQYFRKAHPLLNLFPILLGLVSAWLVATILSVAGIFELGHPAYVSFEAVKEAPWVQVPSPFQWGMPIFGVAAIVGMLSGYIASMIESTGDYFAAARMSEAPTPNAKTINRGIGFEGLGCLLAGIFGTGNGTTSYSENIGAIGLTRVGSRRVIQAAGFLMLGFAVFGKFGALFVSIPSPVVGGMYCVMFAMVTGVGLSNLQFVDLNSSRNLFIIGFALFSGLSLPEYVGAHGEAILGLFPESLQWFAGIIITIGSSGMAVGAFLALILDNTIPGTDAERGIESFLSQTKPSSDS